DNA from Dama dama isolate Ldn47 chromosome 5, ASM3311817v1, whole genome shotgun sequence:
tgtgcttcatccagcccagcatttctcatgatgtactcttcatataagttaaataagcagggtgacaatatacagccttgacttactccttttcctatttggaaccagtcttttgttccatgtccagttctgactgttgcttcctgacctgcatacaggtttctcgagaggcaggtcaggtggtctggtatgcccatctcagAATCGTGGCGTTATTtatccctgttttatttttattttttatctttttttcctgttttatagaagaggaaatggaggccCAGGGAGGTTGCCCAGCATATGTGGGCCACACAGGAGTGGTCGTGCTGAATGGGGACTCAGGCCAGGGTTGCTCCAGGTGCAGGCCCTCAGCCTCCCATCAGCACCCCCAGCAATGCTCATTCTCTCCGGAGGGCCTTGTTGACCCCTACTATGTTGATGGGCTCTAGATTTGAACAGTAGAAAGACCCAAACTCATGAGAACAGGGGAGAGGCGGGGGGAGGCCCCGGGTGTCTCCCTGAGCTCACTTCTGCAGGATTTCCTCCCCGTGGGCTCTCTGCATGTCCCCAGGATGACCCAGGGCTGGGTGGCATTAGTGGGCTCACTGTCCGGGGCCTGGACACCCCTCGGGGGCACTGGCAGACTCCACCGCGGGTAACTCCAGGGTGGGTGTCAGGCTAACCACGGTGGTGACAGTCTGCCGCTTCCCGTGGAATGCTGTCCTGGCACACAGCCTGGCGGGGCTCCGGCCTGTGCCTTGGGTGGTGTGGACTTCCCTGTGGGGCGGCCGAGGGGCCAGGGAGATGGCGCGAGTGGGTGCCCGTCGACGGTGGCCTTGGGCGTGGTCTCCCGGTGCCCTCTGTGGGCCTGTGTCTGCCCTCCCACACCTGGCCAGGCCTGGGGTGGGTGCTCACGGATGCCTCCTGACCCAGATgccaagaagaggaggaggaggtggagaccGAAGAAACCGGAACGCGTCGTCTTGCGGGACCGCTCGACCTCCCCgtgcctgcccccagccctgccgctGCCCACACCACCGCTGCCGCCTGCCGCCTCCAAGGCCTCCACAGCGGCCCCGCCACCCGCTGTCTACACTATGCCCAGGGTCTTTGGCCCCTTCGCTCCGCTGCCCAGCACATCGGTCAGTGGTCCGCGGAGGGGCAGCCTCTGCACCCTGCTCAGAAGCACCCCAGCGATTCCCTGGCCCCATGGGAGAGGCTCCTAGAACGTTCTCTGCAGGCAGCAGTAGACAAGCGGATGATGAGGGCCGCTCTGCTGGCAGTGTTGGGTGGGGGATGCGCGGGACCACACCTGCCTGACCTCAGGGCCCTTGGCCGGACCTCGGGGCTCCCAGGGGATGCCCGCCGCCCACCTCGCCTCACGGGGGCCATCCTCCAGGCTGCCCTTGGAGTGCCTCTGCAGCGCCCTTCCTCcttggccgcccctcctgactcCCACTTACCCGTCACCTGCCCCAAGGCAGGGCCAGGGCCGCCTCTGCTAGCTCCCAGGCCCCGTCCCCCGAACACCAAGCCCCGGCTGGCCGCCAGCATGACCTGACATGCTTGCTGATTGGCGGAAAGGCACAGCGTCCCCCTAGTTTCTGGAGAAGGGGCTTCTCTTCCCGAGGAGGACCCCACGCTTGTccagtttcctttgtttcctgcaGCTGGAGAAAGTGGAAGTTTCGAGGTCTGAAGTGAAATTAAACTGGACTTGCCTGTCATCAAACCCAAAGAGGTGGGAGGATTTATTCGGGGCCCCAGTCAGACTACAGAAGGGCTTAGGGGAACCTGCTCTTCTCTGGCCCATCCGGGATGCAGTCCTCCCTCTCAGATGTTCCTCCTGCATCCTGAGtgctcccttcccctcatccGCTCGTGCACGGCCCATGCTCCCCCGCACCGAGGCTGAGCCCCCTGCCTCACCCTGTCTTGCAGCCACATGGTCGACCTGACCCCCCTGGTCCTCAATCCTGGGGGCTTCCACTTCTCGTACCTGACCAGGAACAACGCGCACAAGCTCCACTTCCCCTGGTGAGTGTGCCCTGGGAGGAAGTGCAGGGTGATGGCCCCTCCCACTTCCGGGAGGTGCCCTAATGTCATCGGGGACCCTAAAGCTGGAGAGCGGCTGCCCCTTCCTAGTGCTTGTAATGGTGGGAAAGCCGAACCAAACTGCCCAGGGCCCAACATAAAGGCAGCGATTCCATCCGCTGGGGGCAGCCCTGGGATCGATCTATACGTGGTTCTGCAAATCAGGTGTTTCCTGAATGTgtggctttcttttattttaaattagcttTTTTTGTGAAGTATTTCCCATGTCATTGAGTGTTGAGATTGCAGCTTCATTACGTTAgggggcttttttgtttgtttttaaacagcttttTTGAGGTATTATTCACAGTGcatataattcacccatttaaagtaatACCAGTGCCGggaattcctggtggtccagtggttaggattcggtaCTGCAGGGCCCAGGGTCAATGCCTGGTTCAGGGAACTAATCCCACAAGCTGCCTGgtgtggcaaaaacaaaaacaaacccaagacCCCCCAAAGCCTAGAAACTCACCAGTAGTAAATGCAGGACACCCACCCCATTGTGTGGACGGAGCATCATTCACTCGACTACCCTCGTGAGCTGAAATCCTCCCTCAGTGGGGACAGGTCTCCGCATCCTCTCACGTGCTGCTCTCTGAGTGAGCTGTGCTGCCTCCTGGTGCCATCACCAAAaatgggttgtttttgttttttaaaagtttacaaaaGCAGAACATATTCTATGGGAAAAAGTTCATGATAcagaaatgaatacataaaatacGAGAGTCCCAATACATTGGTTGCTTTTGTAAATCAAGGCAGGCTCACACCGCAGCTTGCCCTGATGGCTATTTGGATCATCTCCGGGTTTACACAGTCACAAACATTGCTGCGATGGACAGCTTTGAGCAAACATCCCACGCGAGGGGTTTCCAGCGGCCGGAATGTAGCGAGACCATCACACGGCCTGGGTTCCGTGGTGTGTTCTTCTGCTGGCCCTGTGTGCGCCTCCTGaatccaaacccatgtcttctgtgtctcctgcacaggaCCTCAGTCTGTAGTAGCCCTGCCGCCCCCGAGGAGATGCCGTCCTCATCTGTGAAGGCTTCCATCTTCACCCCGCCTGTCCTGCTCAAGTTCCAGCCTGTGCCCAGACCCAAAGATGACTCAGAGAATGACCCTGGCAGCACAGAGTCTGTGCCCCACCAGAGGGACCAGTCACCTCTTCTGTGCAGACCACAGCCAGAGGATGA
Protein-coding regions in this window:
- the LOC133057975 gene encoding uncharacterized protein LOC133057975: MPRKHPPGDTYMWVRIPGNLGFSQFWVETKERPEGACAERGHCHVLPSGSRSPGSGRSGPGGGARGGWGTAAAEPPKPSRMEVLDEFDSEFPQTVTFCQLISEEDFERQAATYTERALRRLFRSLDRNPALAERAVRKGKQAECERRGLLSFLWAKASCAVQGELNCCNSMGALEMHQRLEQLKRRIHRVHLYSQDAKKRRRRWRPKKPERVVLRDRSTSPCLPPALPLPTPPLPPAASKASTAAPPPAVYTMPRVFGPFAPLPSTSLEKVEVSRSEVKLNWTCLSSNPKSHMVDLTPLVLNPGGFHFSYLTRNNAHKLHFPWTSVCSSPAAPEEMPSSSVKASIFTPPVLLKFQPVPRPKDDSENDPGSTESVPHQRDQSPLLCRPQPEDE